In a single window of the Acetivibrio clariflavus DSM 19732 genome:
- a CDS encoding IS1182 family transposase, with the protein MLKDKNNQLSIYSILYNKIPENHILKLINNAIDFSFINKLLEKSYCKYYGRPAKEPELMLRLLILQYLYNLSDERVIEEASLNLAYLWFLGINPEEELPHPSLLAKFRVHRLQEVTMDEIITEVVKQCVEKNIIKSGGISIDCTHTHANTVKKVPERILKHIAKKIFKNLEKEAGEIPEEINTNIPNYKEIADHREAKATMKAYVEEVIAQVEEKIEGEKHTKTYKVIEKAREILEDPKFIEQKSIRSLVDQDARVGYKSKTESFFGYKTEYAMTTKERIITAVRVYNGAYVDGTGFEELIDLTKDSGIEIKEVYGDKAYFRKPILDVIKENGAEAYIPISEMVYKIDESKYAYNKDSDQWFCDYGNYTVEKQRKIRKRDGRESWKYKFDVEGCQKCPKKDQCFKIGKSNTLEISVNIPEYYEYSQRAKTKEFIEKYKERASQEWKNGEMKRFHGLSRARGYGLRSMSMQSKLTALAVNLKRIAQLVSSLSKNNHYFLLLKIRIKCFRLYKTVKVA; encoded by the coding sequence ATGCTAAAAGATAAAAATAATCAATTAAGCATCTATTCAATATTATACAATAAAATTCCAGAAAATCATATACTTAAATTAATAAATAATGCAATTGATTTTAGTTTTATTAATAAACTACTCGAAAAGTCCTATTGTAAATATTATGGCAGACCTGCAAAAGAACCTGAACTTATGTTAAGGCTTTTAATTCTTCAATATTTGTACAACTTATCCGATGAACGTGTAATCGAGGAAGCTTCATTAAATCTGGCTTACTTATGGTTTCTTGGAATTAATCCTGAAGAAGAACTTCCCCATCCGAGTTTACTGGCAAAATTCAGAGTTCACAGGCTACAGGAAGTTACAATGGATGAAATAATAACGGAAGTAGTAAAACAGTGTGTAGAAAAAAATATAATTAAGTCTGGTGGAATTAGTATTGATTGTACACACACTCATGCCAATACTGTAAAAAAAGTACCCGAGAGGATATTAAAACATATTGCCAAAAAGATATTTAAAAATTTAGAAAAAGAGGCAGGAGAGATACCGGAAGAAATCAATACAAATATTCCAAACTATAAGGAAATAGCAGATCATAGAGAAGCAAAAGCGACAATGAAGGCTTATGTGGAAGAAGTCATTGCGCAGGTTGAAGAAAAAATTGAAGGGGAAAAACATACGAAAACATACAAAGTTATAGAAAAAGCCCGTGAGATATTAGAAGACCCAAAATTTATAGAACAAAAGAGTATAAGGTCATTAGTAGACCAGGATGCAAGAGTAGGATATAAATCGAAAACAGAAAGTTTTTTTGGATATAAAACAGAGTATGCAATGACGACAAAAGAAAGGATAATAACGGCAGTAAGGGTATATAACGGTGCATACGTTGACGGTACAGGATTTGAAGAATTAATTGATTTGACAAAGGATAGCGGAATAGAAATAAAAGAGGTATATGGGGATAAAGCATATTTCAGGAAGCCAATTTTAGATGTAATAAAAGAAAACGGTGCCGAAGCGTACATACCGATTAGTGAAATGGTATACAAAATAGATGAGAGTAAATATGCGTATAATAAGGATTCGGACCAATGGTTTTGTGATTATGGGAATTATACCGTAGAGAAGCAGAGAAAGATAAGAAAAAGAGACGGTCGAGAATCATGGAAATATAAGTTTGATGTAGAAGGATGTCAAAAATGTCCAAAGAAAGATCAATGCTTCAAAATAGGGAAATCAAATACTCTAGAAATAAGTGTAAATATACCTGAATATTATGAATACAGCCAAAGAGCAAAAACGAAGGAATTTATAGAAAAATATAAAGAACGAGCAAGTCAAGAGTGGAAAAATGGAGAGATGAAGAGATTTCATGGATTAAGCCGTGCCCGAGGGTACGGCTTAAGAAGCATGTCAATGCAATCAAAATTAACAGCATTGGCAGTAAATTTAAAGAGGATAGCCCAACTGGTATCCTCTTTAAGTAAAAATAATCATTATTTTTTGCTTTTGAAAATTAGAATTAAATGTTTTCGGCTGTATAAAACTGTAAAAGTGGCTTAA
- a CDS encoding peptide ABC transporter substrate-binding protein has protein sequence MKRILAFFITLATFATVLTGCGKTPNTSTSDQVIRATIASEPKTLDPSLNNALDGGNYILCAFEGLTTIGKDGTIVAGTAERWETSEDGLVWTFYIRKDAKWSDGKDVTANDFIYSWKRAVDPATASDYAYYIYFIKNGEKINAGEADVDTLGVRAIDDKTLEVTLESPCQFFTEIVAFPTLVPLREDIVSANKDKWALNPATYIGNGPYKLTSWEHDSKIVFEKNEYYWDKNSVVAPKIEWYLMNDQNAILSAFKNGQVVYGKNIPSDELAAEKEAGNLKILPLLGTYYIDFVNNKAPFDNAKVRKAFSLAIDRNYLVENVTKGGQTPASGFVPYGIADVKPEPDFRTTGGDYISVKPEDYEKNVAEAKKLLAEAGYPDGKGFPKVTFGLNSGAGHEPVAEALQQMWKQNLGVEVEILAQEWNVFQQSRKDGVYNINRNGWIGDYMDPSTFMDIFTSGNGQNNAKYSNPEYDKLISAARKETDPEKRIQIFHDAEKLLMDDAAIAPLYFYTEPIVISPKLQGVVNSKLGFVIFKWASFKQ, from the coding sequence ATGAAGAGAATCTTAGCATTTTTCATTACACTTGCAACCTTTGCAACAGTATTGACAGGTTGCGGAAAAACACCAAACACTTCAACTTCTGATCAAGTTATTCGCGCAACCATAGCATCAGAGCCAAAAACACTTGACCCGTCTCTTAACAATGCACTTGACGGCGGTAACTATATTTTATGTGCTTTTGAGGGACTGACCACAATAGGAAAGGACGGAACTATTGTTGCAGGAACAGCCGAAAGATGGGAAACCAGTGAAGACGGACTTGTTTGGACTTTTTATATCCGTAAGGATGCAAAATGGTCCGACGGTAAAGATGTAACTGCAAATGATTTTATTTATTCCTGGAAAAGAGCCGTTGATCCGGCAACAGCTTCCGACTATGCATACTACATCTACTTTATAAAAAATGGCGAAAAGATCAATGCTGGTGAAGCTGATGTTGATACATTGGGAGTAAGAGCTATTGACGACAAAACCCTTGAAGTAACTCTTGAAAGCCCATGCCAATTCTTTACTGAAATAGTTGCCTTCCCTACTCTCGTTCCATTGAGAGAAGACATTGTGTCGGCCAATAAAGACAAATGGGCACTTAACCCGGCTACTTACATAGGTAATGGTCCTTATAAATTGACCAGCTGGGAACATGATTCAAAAATTGTTTTTGAAAAGAATGAGTACTACTGGGATAAGAACTCTGTAGTTGCTCCAAAAATAGAATGGTACTTGATGAACGATCAAAATGCTATTCTAAGTGCATTCAAAAATGGACAGGTTGTATATGGAAAGAATATTCCTTCGGATGAACTAGCTGCCGAAAAAGAAGCTGGAAATCTTAAAATTCTTCCATTGCTTGGAACATACTATATCGACTTTGTAAACAATAAAGCTCCTTTTGATAATGCAAAAGTAAGAAAGGCATTTTCTTTGGCAATTGACCGTAACTACTTAGTTGAAAATGTTACAAAGGGTGGACAAACTCCTGCATCCGGCTTTGTACCTTATGGTATAGCCGATGTTAAACCGGAACCGGATTTCCGTACAACTGGCGGCGACTATATTTCTGTAAAACCCGAAGATTATGAAAAGAATGTAGCAGAGGCTAAAAAACTTCTTGCTGAAGCAGGTTATCCGGATGGAAAAGGTTTCCCTAAAGTAACTTTCGGTCTGAACTCCGGTGCAGGTCATGAGCCTGTAGCTGAAGCTTTACAACAGATGTGGAAACAAAACTTAGGAGTAGAAGTTGAAATTCTTGCTCAGGAATGGAACGTATTCCAGCAATCAAGAAAAGACGGTGTTTATAATATAAACAGAAACGGTTGGATTGGAGACTATATGGATCCATCAACCTTCATGGATATATTTACTTCCGGAAACGGTCAGAATAATGCAAAATACAGCAATCCTGAGTATGATAAGCTTATTTCTGCTGCCAGAAAAGAAACTGACCCTGAAAAACGTATTCAGATATTCCATGATGCTGAAAAATTACTTATGGACGATGCGGCAATAGCTCCTTTGTACTTCTATACAGAACCTATAGTTATTTCACCAAAACTTCAAGGAGTAGTTAACTCCAAACTCGGTTTCGTAATCTTCAAATGGGCATCATTTAAGCAATAA
- a CDS encoding ABC transporter ATP-binding protein, which translates to MTNYESKTSPSGYNSARKQDVLIEVKNLKQYFNIRTSLGKKATVKAVDNVTFSIYKGETLGLVGESGSGKTTLGRSILRIYEPTDGQVLFSGVDITKLKRRQLLPYRKKMQYIFQDPYASLDPRMTVSDIVGEALDIHKLATSKKDRAEKIRELLNLVGLNTEHASRYPHEFSGGQRQRIGIARAIAVEPEFIVCDEPVSALDVSIRAQIINTLEEMQEKLHLTYLFISHDLGVVRHTCDRVGVMYLGHIVELVEAEELYKNPLHPYTQALLTAIPEPDPEVAKKRNRIILSGEIPSPVNPPSGCKFRTRCPYAKDICAKEIPEFKEFNDGHYVACHFAGKL; encoded by the coding sequence ATGACTAATTATGAATCAAAAACTTCTCCATCCGGTTATAATTCAGCCCGGAAACAGGATGTTTTAATTGAAGTAAAAAATTTAAAACAGTATTTTAATATTAGAACCAGCCTTGGTAAAAAAGCTACAGTTAAGGCAGTAGATAATGTTACCTTTAGTATTTATAAAGGAGAAACCCTTGGACTGGTGGGCGAATCCGGTTCGGGCAAAACCACTTTGGGAAGATCTATTCTAAGGATTTATGAGCCTACTGACGGACAAGTTTTATTCTCCGGAGTAGATATCACCAAATTAAAAAGAAGGCAACTTCTTCCCTATAGGAAAAAGATGCAGTATATTTTTCAAGATCCCTATGCTTCTCTTGATCCCCGTATGACTGTTTCGGATATAGTTGGTGAAGCATTGGATATTCATAAACTTGCTACTTCCAAAAAAGATAGGGCTGAAAAAATAAGAGAACTGTTAAATCTGGTAGGACTCAACACTGAACACGCATCCCGCTATCCTCATGAATTTTCAGGAGGACAGCGTCAAAGAATCGGTATTGCCCGAGCTATTGCAGTGGAACCTGAGTTTATCGTGTGTGATGAGCCGGTATCAGCACTTGACGTCTCCATAAGGGCCCAGATAATAAATACACTGGAAGAAATGCAGGAAAAATTACATCTGACCTACCTTTTTATCTCTCACGATTTAGGTGTGGTTAGACATACCTGTGACAGGGTAGGTGTAATGTATTTGGGACATATAGTAGAATTGGTTGAAGCTGAGGAATTATACAAGAATCCTCTCCATCCATATACACAGGCACTTTTAACAGCTATTCCCGAGCCTGATCCTGAAGTTGCAAAGAAAAGGAATAGAATTATTTTAAGCGGTGAAATCCCATCACCGGTAAATCCGCCATCAGGCTGTAAGTTCAGAACCAGATGTCCTTATGCTAAGGATATCTGCGCCAAGGAAATCCCTGAATTTAAAGAGTTCAATGATGGTCATTACGTCGCTTGTCATTTTGCAGGCAAATTATAA
- a CDS encoding ABC transporter ATP-binding protein: MNKELLKINDLKVSFFTPAGEVKAVNGISYSLERGKVLGIVGESGSGKSVSSYSIMGLIDKPGKIVGGSIIFDGKDVSTMTKAERQNFAGNEVAMIFQDPMTCLNPVFTIGNQIAESLVHKYGKISKEEIKKRSIELLTLVGINEPEKRLAQYPHQFSGGMRQRVMIAMALAGSPKLLIADEPTTALDVTIQAQILDLLKNIQKKTGMAIILITHDLGIVADMADDVIVMYGGKIVEQGSVYTIFNNPRHPYTKGLLRSLPDLSKKGEKLIPIQGNPIDLLNLPKGCAFAPRCENCMKVCLNHMPKEYSIEDGHRVSCWLYDSRANNNTEVKSND, from the coding sequence ATGAATAAAGAATTGCTTAAAATAAATGATCTAAAAGTTTCTTTTTTCACACCGGCAGGAGAGGTTAAAGCTGTAAATGGAATAAGCTACTCCCTTGAGCGCGGAAAAGTCTTAGGAATAGTCGGTGAATCAGGTTCCGGAAAAAGTGTATCTTCCTATTCCATTATGGGACTAATTGATAAACCCGGTAAAATTGTTGGAGGAAGTATCATATTTGACGGCAAGGATGTTTCCACAATGACTAAAGCAGAAAGACAGAATTTTGCAGGTAACGAGGTTGCAATGATATTTCAGGACCCAATGACCTGTCTCAATCCTGTTTTTACAATAGGAAATCAAATTGCGGAATCTTTGGTTCACAAGTACGGTAAAATTTCCAAAGAAGAAATAAAAAAGCGTTCAATCGAACTTTTGACATTGGTTGGTATAAATGAACCGGAGAAACGTTTAGCTCAATACCCTCATCAATTCTCAGGAGGTATGCGTCAGAGGGTAATGATTGCTATGGCCCTTGCCGGTTCACCTAAGCTATTGATAGCCGACGAGCCAACCACTGCCCTTGATGTTACCATACAGGCTCAAATTCTGGATCTTCTGAAGAATATTCAGAAAAAGACGGGTATGGCAATAATCCTTATAACCCACGATCTTGGCATTGTTGCCGATATGGCTGATGATGTTATTGTTATGTATGGCGGTAAAATTGTTGAGCAAGGCTCTGTTTACACCATATTTAACAATCCCCGCCATCCATATACAAAAGGTTTGCTTCGTTCCCTGCCTGACCTTAGCAAAAAAGGTGAAAAATTGATTCCAATTCAGGGAAATCCTATTGATCTGTTAAACTTACCCAAAGGATGTGCTTTTGCACCAAGATGTGAGAATTGCATGAAGGTCTGTCTGAACCATATGCCTAAGGAATATTCAATTGAGGATGGGCACAGAGTCAGCTGTTGGTTATACGATAGCAGGGCAAATAATAACACGGAGGTAAAGAGCAATGACTAA
- a CDS encoding ABC transporter permease: MTNITKSEVLDSKLFIPASDSEKATVEVMRPSVGYWKDAWRRLRANKVAMGSLIVILLVVLAAIIGPMLSPYAYDQINKGSENLPPSAQHLFGTDSLGRDLFTRTMIGARISLAVGVVAAIMISIIGILYGAISGYFGGWVDIVMMRIIDIVYSVPTILIVILLQVALKTPIDNFLNSANAPGFLKNLGVGLISIFFVLALLYWVDMARIVRGQILALKEQEFVLAARVLGANNREIIFKHLVPNCIGQIIVVATLKIPEAIFVESFLSFIGLGVSIPMASLGSLSQTALKGIYSYPYMLFFPAATISIIILSINLFGDGLRDALDPRMKK; the protein is encoded by the coding sequence ATGACAAATATAACTAAATCAGAAGTTTTGGATAGTAAGTTATTTATACCTGCATCGGACAGCGAAAAAGCAACAGTGGAAGTTATGCGTCCATCGGTAGGTTATTGGAAAGATGCCTGGAGAAGGCTGCGAGCAAATAAAGTCGCTATGGGCTCGCTCATAGTTATTCTGCTGGTTGTTCTAGCTGCAATAATTGGACCTATGCTTTCGCCCTATGCCTATGACCAGATAAATAAAGGCAGTGAGAATTTGCCGCCAAGCGCGCAACATCTCTTCGGTACAGATAGTTTGGGAAGAGATTTGTTTACAAGAACTATGATCGGTGCAAGGATTTCTCTGGCAGTTGGCGTTGTTGCAGCTATCATGATTTCAATAATCGGTATTTTATATGGCGCAATCTCCGGTTACTTTGGTGGTTGGGTTGACATTGTTATGATGAGAATTATCGATATTGTTTATTCGGTTCCAACCATACTAATAGTTATTTTGCTTCAGGTTGCTTTAAAGACACCAATAGACAATTTTTTAAACTCTGCCAATGCTCCAGGTTTCCTTAAAAACTTAGGTGTAGGACTTATAAGTATATTTTTTGTTCTTGCACTTCTTTACTGGGTAGATATGGCAAGAATAGTCCGCGGTCAAATCCTTGCATTAAAGGAACAGGAGTTTGTTTTAGCTGCCAGAGTTCTTGGTGCAAACAACAGAGAAATTATTTTCAAACATCTTGTACCAAACTGTATAGGTCAGATTATAGTTGTAGCTACTTTAAAAATTCCTGAAGCAATTTTCGTGGAATCTTTCCTCAGCTTCATTGGATTAGGTGTTTCAATACCTATGGCATCCCTTGGTTCTTTGTCTCAGACAGCTTTAAAAGGTATATACTCCTATCCATATATGCTGTTTTTCCCTGCTGCAACTATCAGTATTATCATATTGTCCATAAATCTATTTGGTGACGGTTTAAGAGATGCTCTTGACCCAAGGATGAAAAAATAG
- a CDS encoding ABC transporter permease, with protein sequence MFKYILKRLFASILTLWIMFTLTFFLMHLTPGSPFLGDGKITPEILANLEAKYGLDKPLLVQYKMYAINVLKGDLGESIKLAGQSVGEIIARKFPYSLKLGLFSSAIAIIFGTILGTISALKKNTAADRVIMFIVTVGIAVPSFVVATVSMVLFGVKLRLFPTVIHLDSLSSYILPGFALSFFPLSFITRLMRSSMLDVINQDYIRTARAKGLSERIVIFKHGLRNGILPVVTYAGPMVAGVVTGSFVIESIFSIPGLGSSFVTSITAKDYPTVMGVTIFYGALLIFMNFVVDILYRFVDPRINITK encoded by the coding sequence ATGTTTAAATATATTTTAAAAAGATTATTTGCATCAATTTTAACATTATGGATTATGTTTACATTAACTTTCTTCCTTATGCATTTGACACCTGGCAGCCCTTTTCTGGGAGATGGAAAGATTACGCCTGAAATATTGGCAAACTTGGAAGCAAAATATGGCTTGGATAAACCATTATTAGTTCAATACAAAATGTATGCAATTAACGTCCTTAAGGGTGACTTGGGAGAATCAATAAAACTAGCAGGACAGAGTGTTGGAGAAATAATTGCCAGAAAGTTCCCTTATTCTCTTAAGCTAGGACTGTTCTCAAGTGCTATAGCTATAATTTTCGGCACTATTCTGGGAACAATAAGTGCCCTAAAAAAGAATACCGCAGCCGATAGAGTAATTATGTTCATTGTAACAGTTGGAATTGCGGTTCCAAGCTTTGTTGTGGCTACTGTAAGTATGGTTTTATTCGGAGTAAAGCTTCGTCTCTTCCCTACGGTTATCCACCTTGACAGTCTTTCAAGTTATATATTACCTGGTTTTGCGTTATCCTTTTTCCCTCTCAGTTTTATAACAAGACTGATGCGTTCATCAATGCTTGATGTTATAAACCAGGATTATATAAGAACTGCACGAGCAAAGGGTTTGTCAGAAAGAATAGTAATTTTTAAACATGGTTTGAGAAATGGTATTCTTCCGGTTGTAACCTATGCAGGCCCTATGGTTGCCGGAGTTGTAACAGGTTCCTTTGTAATTGAATCGATTTTTTCAATACCTGGCTTGGGAAGTTCCTTTGTAACAAGCATAACAGCAAAGGATTATCCGACAGTAATGGGAGTAACAATATTCTATGGCGCTCTGCTTATTTTTATGAACTTCGTGGTTGATATATTATACAGATTTGTTGACCCGAGAATTAATATTACCAAATAG